One genomic segment of Arachis duranensis cultivar V14167 chromosome 4, aradu.V14167.gnm2.J7QH, whole genome shotgun sequence includes these proteins:
- the LOC107486676 gene encoding cyclic nucleotide-gated ion channel 2: MPSFSSLSGCIARLFNSESHNSSGSNRGDSTTSSDTVADDNPVAGPVECYACTQVGVPVFHSTSCDGFHQPQWEACAGSSLVPIQNRSKKAPTVRTRIQSGPFGQVLDPRSKRVQVWNRALLLARGVALAIDPLFFYALSIGREGSPCLYMDGGLAAMVTVVRTCVDAVHLFHVWLQFKVAYVSRESMVVGCGKLVWDARAIASHYLRSMKGFWFDAFVILPVPQAVFWLIVPKLIREEKIKVIMTILLLIFLFQFLPKVYHSICMMRRMQKVTGYIFGTIWWGFGLNLIAYFIASHVAGGCWYVLAIQRVASCIRQQCERTMGCNLSLSCSEEVCYQFLLSSSGTVGGSCNNGNGNSTTVVVRKPLCLDVDGPFRYGIYQWALPVISSNSLAVKILYPIFWGLMTLSTFGNDLEPTSNWLEVIFSICIVLSGLLLFTLLIGNIQVFLHAVMAKKRKMQLRCRDMEWWMRRRQLPSRLRQRVRHFERQRWAAMGGEDEMELIKDLPEGLRRDIKRYLCYDLIKKVPLFHNLDDLILDNICDRVKPLVFSKDEKIIREGDPVPRMVFIVRGRIKRNQSLSKGMVASSILEPGGFLGDELLSWCLRRPFIDRLPASSATFVSLEPTEAFGLDCNHLRYITDHFRYKFANERLKRTARYYSSNWRTWAAVNIQFAWRRYRQRTRGPVTPVRDNGGGGGTERRLLQYAAMFMSIRPHDHLE; this comes from the exons ATGCCCagcttctcctctctctctgg GTGTATTGCTCGACTATTCAACTCTGAATCCCACAATTCAAGCGGCTCCAACAGAGGAGATAGTACTACCAGCAGCGATACTGTGGCTGATGACAATCCTGTCGCAGGACCCGTGGAGTGTTACGCCTGCACGCAAGTAGGCGTGCCGGTGTTTCACTCCACCAGTTGCGACGGCTTTCACCAGCCACAATGGGAGGCTTGTGCGGGATCCTCCCTAGTCCCAATCCAGAATCGGTCTAAAAAAGCTCCGACTGTTCGGACAAGAATTCAGTCGGGGCCTTTTGGACAAGTTCTGGACCCGAGGAGCAAGCGTGTGCAAGTATGGAACCGGGCTCTATTGCTAGCGCGTGGAGTGGCGCTGGCAATTGACCCGTTGTTCTTCTACGCGCTCTCCATTGGGAGGGAAGGGTCGCCGTGCCTTTACATGGATGGAGGCCTGGCGGCGATGGTGACGGTGGTGCGGACGTGTGTGGACGCGGTGCATCTATTCCACGTGTGGCTGCAGTTCAAGGTGGCGTATGTTTCGAGGGAGTCGATGGTTGTCGGGTGCGGGAAGCTTGTATGGGACGCGCGTGCAATCGCGTCGCACTACCTGCGATCGATGAAGGGGTTTTGGTTCGATGCCTTTGTAATTCTGCCAGTTCCGCAG GCTGTGTTTTGGTTGATAGTACCAAAATtgataagagaagagaaaatcAAGGTCATTATGACCATATTGctcttaattttcttgttccaaTTTCTCCCTAAGGTTTACCATAGCATCTGCATGATGAGAAGAATGCAGAAAGTCACAGGATACATCTTTGGAACCATTTGGTGGGGTTTTGGCCTTAATCTCATAGCCTACTTCATTGCTTCACAT GTAGCTGGAGGGTGCTGGTATGTTCTTGCGATTCAACGAGTGGCGTCGTGCATCCGGCAACAATGCGAAAGAACAATGGGATGCAACCTGTCTCTGTCCTGCTCTGAGGAGGTATGCTACCAGTTTCTGTTGTCATCATCAGGGACAGTTGGAGGTTCATGTAATAATGGAAATGGAAACTCAACAACAGTTGTGGTTAGAAAGCCTTTGTGTTTAGATGTTGATGGCCCTTTCAGATATGGAATCTACCAATGGGCACTTCCTGTTATTTCAAGCAATTCTCTGGCTGTCAAGATTCTGTATCCCATTTTTTGGGGTTTGATGACACTTAG CACTTTTGGTAATGATCTTGAGCCAACAAGTAACTGGCTAGAAGTGATTTTCAGTATCTGCATTGTACTCAGTGGATTACTGCTATTcactttgttgattggtaacaTTCAG GTGTTTTTGCATGCTGTGATGGCGAAGAAGAGAAAGATGCAGCTGAGGTGTCGCGACATGGAATGGTGGATGAGGAGGAGGCAGCTGCCTTCGCGATTAAGGCAAAGAGTTCGCCATTTCGAACGCCAGAGATGGGCAGCAATGGGAGGAGAAGATGAGATGGAATTGATCAAAGACTTGCCGGAGGGGCTAAGGCGAGACATCAAGCGCTATCTTTGCTACGACCTTATTAAAAAG gtaCCTCTGTTCCACAATTTGGATGATCTTATACTAGACAACATATGTGACAGGGTTAAGCCTCTAGTCTTCTCTAAAGATgaaaag ATAATTAGAGAAGGTGATCCAGTACCAAGGATGGTGTTCATCGTCCGAGGGCGAATAAAGCGCAACCAAAGCCTCAGCAAAGGAATGGTAGCATCTAGCATCCTTGAACCAGGAGGCTTTCTAGGGGATGAGCTTCTTTCATGGTGCCTTAGGCGGCCGTTCATCGACCGGCTTCCGGCTTCCTCGGCCACATTTGTGAGCCTTGAACCAACAGAAGCCTTTGGCCTTGATTGCAATCATCTTAGGTACATCACTGATCACTTCAGATACAAGTTTGCCAATGAGAGGCTGAAGCGAACGGCGAGGTACTACTCATCCAATTGGAGAACTTGGGCTGCTGTCAACATTCAATTCGCCTGGCGGCGTTACAGGCAGAGGACTAGAGGTCCGGTGACCCCTGTAAGGGACAATGGTGGCGGAGGCGGCACGGAGCGCAGGCTCTTGCAGTATGCTGCAATGTTCATGTCAATAAGGCCACATGACCATCTTGAATGA
- the LOC107486379 gene encoding phosphatidylinositol 3,4,5-trisphosphate 3-phosphatase and protein-tyrosine-phosphatase PTEN1 isoform X1 gives MGLKFTKQGPQKVDDLSLQNHMINYLTKNFIRNLVSKQRRRMLIAGYDLDMTYITDRILAMSFPAERMRAVYRNPLWQVKSVLDMTHHEHYKIYNLCIEESYDPANFHGRVEAYPFDDNHVPPLEMIKDFCESVHSWLSSDPRNIAVIHCMAGKGRTGLMVCSYLTYSGMTADEALQLYAERRTTNNEGVSIPSQRRYVRYFESVLSTPRGRVSLPQPCSRELRRIRLYDTVNICAIFFVISELQEEAPNQCYRPPVEIFRGCCREIKKGYQRTNSPRYYLSYIEEENEDGTQSEQEEPRIVVQMDTESPAIYKKTCLDYYFDQPILLTGDVRVIFYEKMIGGRLFYCCFNTAFVKNSMVQLGIQDLDKVGKKGRSICGSDFSLELLFGPANSSSVSNSDNASIVSL, from the exons ATGGGGTTGAAATTTACAAAGCAGGGGCCACAAAAAGTTGATGACTTGAGTTTACAGAATCACATGATCAATTACCTTACCAAGAATTTTATTCGAAACTTGGTATCTAAGCAACGGAGACGGATGCTCATTGCCGGCTATGATCTTGACATGACATACATCACAGATAGAATATTGGCAATGTCATTTCCTGCGGAACGAATGCGAGCAGTGTATCGAAATCCTCTATGGCAGGTGAAATCTGTGTTGGACATGACACACCATGAACATTATAAG ATCTATAATCTCTGTATAGAAGAAAGTTATGATCCGGCAAACTTTCATGGACGTGTCGAAGCATACCCTTTCGATGATAACCATGTACCGCCCCTTGAAATGATCAAAGATTTTTGTGAAAGTGTGCATTCATGGCTATCAAGTGATCCAAGAAATATTGCTGTCATTCATTGCATG GCAGGGAAGGGTAGAACTGGCTTAATGGTGTGTTCATACCTAACTTATTCTGGCATGACAGCAGATGAGGCTCTTCAATTGTATGCAGAGAGAAGGACAACAAATAATGAAGGA gtatcaATACCAAGCCAACGCCGTTATGTAAGGTACTTTGAAAGTGTACTTTCTACCCCTAGGGGCAGAGTGAGCTTGCCTCAACCATGTAGCAGAGAATTGCGCCGAATTCGCCTTTATGATACAGTTAACATCTGTGCAATATTCTTTGTGATTTCAGAGCTGCAGGAGGAG GCTCCTAACCAGTGCTATCGTCCGCCGGTGGAAATTTTCCGAGGGTGCTGCAGAGAGATTAAGAAAGGCTATCAGAGAACCAACAGTCCTCGCTACTATCTTTCTTAtatcgaagaagaaaatgaagatggaACACAATCAGAACAAGAAGAACCTCGGATTGTTGTTCAAATGGACACAGAGAGTCCTGCAATATACAAGAAAACCTGTTTGGATTATTATTTCGACCAACCGATCCTA TTAACTGGAGATGTACGTGTGATATTCTATGAGAAAATGATAGGAGGCCGTCTCTTCTATTGTTGTTTCAATACAGCTTTTGTTAAGAACAGCATGGTACAG CTGGGAATACAGGATTTGGACAAAGTTGGGAAGAAAGGAAGATCAATATGTGGAAGTGATTTTAGCTTGGAATTACTGTTTGGTCCTGCCAATTCATCAAGTGTATCCAATAGTGACAATGCTAGTATTGTTTCCTTGTGA
- the LOC107486379 gene encoding phosphatidylinositol 3,4,5-trisphosphate 3-phosphatase and protein-tyrosine-phosphatase PTEN1 isoform X2, producing MINYLTKNFIRNLVSKQRRRMLIAGYDLDMTYITDRILAMSFPAERMRAVYRNPLWQVKSVLDMTHHEHYKIYNLCIEESYDPANFHGRVEAYPFDDNHVPPLEMIKDFCESVHSWLSSDPRNIAVIHCMAGKGRTGLMVCSYLTYSGMTADEALQLYAERRTTNNEGVSIPSQRRYVRYFESVLSTPRGRVSLPQPCSRELRRIRLYDTVNICAIFFVISELQEEAPNQCYRPPVEIFRGCCREIKKGYQRTNSPRYYLSYIEEENEDGTQSEQEEPRIVVQMDTESPAIYKKTCLDYYFDQPILLTGDVRVIFYEKMIGGRLFYCCFNTAFVKNSMVQLGIQDLDKVGKKGRSICGSDFSLELLFGPANSSSVSNSDNASIVSL from the exons ATGATCAATTACCTTACCAAGAATTTTATTCGAAACTTGGTATCTAAGCAACGGAGACGGATGCTCATTGCCGGCTATGATCTTGACATGACATACATCACAGATAGAATATTGGCAATGTCATTTCCTGCGGAACGAATGCGAGCAGTGTATCGAAATCCTCTATGGCAGGTGAAATCTGTGTTGGACATGACACACCATGAACATTATAAG ATCTATAATCTCTGTATAGAAGAAAGTTATGATCCGGCAAACTTTCATGGACGTGTCGAAGCATACCCTTTCGATGATAACCATGTACCGCCCCTTGAAATGATCAAAGATTTTTGTGAAAGTGTGCATTCATGGCTATCAAGTGATCCAAGAAATATTGCTGTCATTCATTGCATG GCAGGGAAGGGTAGAACTGGCTTAATGGTGTGTTCATACCTAACTTATTCTGGCATGACAGCAGATGAGGCTCTTCAATTGTATGCAGAGAGAAGGACAACAAATAATGAAGGA gtatcaATACCAAGCCAACGCCGTTATGTAAGGTACTTTGAAAGTGTACTTTCTACCCCTAGGGGCAGAGTGAGCTTGCCTCAACCATGTAGCAGAGAATTGCGCCGAATTCGCCTTTATGATACAGTTAACATCTGTGCAATATTCTTTGTGATTTCAGAGCTGCAGGAGGAG GCTCCTAACCAGTGCTATCGTCCGCCGGTGGAAATTTTCCGAGGGTGCTGCAGAGAGATTAAGAAAGGCTATCAGAGAACCAACAGTCCTCGCTACTATCTTTCTTAtatcgaagaagaaaatgaagatggaACACAATCAGAACAAGAAGAACCTCGGATTGTTGTTCAAATGGACACAGAGAGTCCTGCAATATACAAGAAAACCTGTTTGGATTATTATTTCGACCAACCGATCCTA TTAACTGGAGATGTACGTGTGATATTCTATGAGAAAATGATAGGAGGCCGTCTCTTCTATTGTTGTTTCAATACAGCTTTTGTTAAGAACAGCATGGTACAG CTGGGAATACAGGATTTGGACAAAGTTGGGAAGAAAGGAAGATCAATATGTGGAAGTGATTTTAGCTTGGAATTACTGTTTGGTCCTGCCAATTCATCAAGTGTATCCAATAGTGACAATGCTAGTATTGTTTCCTTGTGA